From Carettochelys insculpta isolate YL-2023 chromosome 22, ASM3395843v1, whole genome shotgun sequence, one genomic window encodes:
- the MYPOP gene encoding myb-related transcription factor, partner of profilin: MPGAGEALTRLRKPRFSYEENQILIREVRAHYGQLYGAQSRQVTVADRRRLWEGIASKINTITSWKRTGQEVQKRWNDFKRRTKEKLARVPHSTQGAGGAAASEDTFSAEEETIFSILGPGVVMRPGGAERHPAAFAHGYHHGSETLTGSKVCSSPEPSVQPPCCTLDRVLLRPKERDSPAPPSAEPSLPLVRLAPLPAGLGHRPHRGHSPMEQLSKERPPGSLPPRRRRPRPEPPLEPSLDFLAAQRETAEAIRDLTYTMRHSIDRLTEVVAALLPLLPGQGPGLDTPRGDLFHQQAPVTSPVPEPPAKSLLPAETFTTKVEASPEPVENGGQSQGGFPMEKEGGSPEVSRGPPRHSSPPPKRRKGIPVRKRRGRWKNL, from the exons atgCCCGGGGCGGGCGAGGCGCTCACCCGCCTGCGCAAGCCCCGCTTCTCCTACGAAGAGAACCAGATCCTGATCCGGGAGGTGCGTGCCCACTACGGGCAGCTGTACGGCGCCCAGAGCCGGCAGGTGACGGTGGCCGACCGCCGGCGCCTCTGGGAGGGCATCGCCAGCAAGATCAACACCATCACCAGCTGGAAGCGGACGGGCCAGGAGGTGCAGAAGCGCTGGAATGACTTCAAGCGGCGCACCAAGGAGAAGCTGGCGCGGGTGCCCCACTCCACCCAGGGCGCCGGGGGAGCAGCCGCCAGCGAAGACACCTTCTCGGCGGAGGAAGAGACCATCTTCTCCATCCTGGGGCCCGGCGTGGTGATGAGGCCCGGCGGGGCAGAGCGCCACCCCGCTGCCTTCGCCCACGGATACCACCACGGCTCGG AGACGCTGACTGGGAGCAaggtctgctccagccctgagccctcagtCCAGCCCCCGTGCTGCACCTTGGACAGGGTCCTGCTGAGGCCCAAGGAGCGCGACTCGCCGGCGCCCCCTTCAGCTGAGCCCTCCTTGCCCCTTGTGCGGCTGGCCCCTTtgccggctgggctgggccaccGACCCCACCGGGGACACTCGCCCATGGAGCAACTGAGCAAGGAGCggcccccaggctccctgccaccccgGCGCCGGCGCCCCCGCCCTGAGCCGCCCCTGGAGCCCTCCCTGGATTTCCTGGCTGCTCAGCGGGAGACGGCTGAGGCCATCCGCGACCTGACCTACACCATGCGCCACAGCATCGACCGCCTCACGGAGGTGGTGgctgccctcctgcccctcctcccggGTCAAGGACCAGGCCTGGATACCCCCCGGGGGGATCTCTTTCACCAGCAGGCACCCGTCACCTCTCCAGTCCCCGAGCCTCCTGCCAAGAGCCTGCTCCCTGCCGAGACCTTCACCACCAAGGTGGAAGCATCCCCTGAGCCAGTGGAGAATGGAGGACAATCCCAAGGGGGTTTCCCCATGGAAAAGGAAGGGGGGAGCCCAGAGGTGTCGCGgggccccccccgccacagctcCCCGCCCCCAAAGCGAAGGAAGGGGATCCCCGTTCGGAAGCGGAGGGGGCGCTGGAAGAATCTGTGA